The following proteins are co-located in the Mycolicibacterium goodii genome:
- a CDS encoding condensation domain-containing protein produces MFELTDIQNWDDAPGKHVSWGPSRSTLAKVADAPASDVPASYQQAQHLRAYREHTGRGVPMARLTIPAWNMAGQCDIRAMTHVINAYLRRHDTYHSRFEFTVDDRIVRRKLRSPRDVSFVPTDHGVQTCQQWREHILDTPGPLQWDCFRFGIIQRADHFTCYMSVDHVHVDATFLGLMLVEIHLMYAALVSGSAPIALPPAGSYDDYCLRQRKYTSGLTLDSPEIKEWITFLEGNNGTLPKFPLPLGDLSVPCTGDLMTAQLLDEQQTRGFESACIAAGSRFIGGVFAAAALAQYQLTGLDTYYVITPTTTRGTEAEIMATGWFTGTVPISVPIGSSFAETARTAQRSFDSGLYLAHVPFDRVLELGATERGLRPPDPGVPMVSYLDTTAAPLSPAVVAEWNRINGRIYSEMGAANQVGMWVNQFHGTWITVAFPNNPVARASVEQFVEAYRSVCVAVAEGRHDDVPTARITELDLRSA; encoded by the coding sequence ATGTTCGAACTGACCGATATCCAGAACTGGGACGACGCTCCTGGCAAACACGTGTCATGGGGCCCGTCGCGGAGCACATTGGCAAAGGTCGCCGACGCCCCGGCCAGCGATGTGCCCGCCAGCTATCAGCAGGCCCAGCATCTGCGCGCCTACCGCGAGCACACCGGGCGGGGCGTGCCGATGGCCCGGCTGACCATCCCGGCGTGGAACATGGCGGGCCAGTGCGACATCCGAGCGATGACGCATGTGATCAACGCGTATCTGCGCAGGCACGACACCTACCACAGCCGGTTCGAGTTCACCGTCGACGACCGCATCGTCCGGCGTAAGCTCCGCAGCCCCCGCGACGTCAGCTTCGTGCCGACCGATCACGGGGTGCAGACCTGCCAGCAGTGGCGCGAGCACATCCTGGACACCCCGGGCCCGTTGCAGTGGGATTGCTTCCGGTTCGGGATCATCCAGCGCGCCGACCACTTCACCTGTTACATGAGCGTGGACCACGTCCATGTGGACGCCACATTCCTCGGGCTGATGCTCGTCGAGATCCACCTGATGTACGCGGCACTGGTGAGCGGCAGTGCGCCGATCGCGCTGCCGCCCGCAGGTAGTTACGACGACTACTGCCTGCGGCAGCGCAAGTACACCTCGGGGCTGACCCTCGACTCCCCCGAGATCAAGGAGTGGATCACGTTCCTGGAGGGCAACAACGGCACCCTGCCCAAGTTCCCCCTGCCGCTCGGCGACCTGTCGGTGCCGTGCACCGGTGACCTGATGACGGCCCAGCTGTTGGACGAGCAGCAGACCCGAGGTTTCGAATCGGCTTGCATCGCAGCGGGTTCGCGGTTCATCGGTGGTGTCTTCGCCGCCGCCGCGCTGGCCCAGTACCAGCTGACCGGTCTGGACACGTACTACGTCATCACGCCGACGACGACCAGGGGAACCGAGGCCGAGATCATGGCCACCGGTTGGTTCACCGGTACCGTGCCGATCTCGGTGCCCATCGGATCATCGTTCGCCGAGACGGCGCGCACCGCACAGCGTTCGTTCGATTCGGGTCTGTACCTCGCGCACGTCCCGTTCGACCGGGTGCTCGAGCTGGGCGCGACCGAACGCGGCCTGCGGCCGCCCGACCCCGGTGTGCCGATGGTGTCGTACCTCGACACCACCGCGGCCCCGCTGTCCCCCGCCGTCGTCGCCGAGTGGAACAGGATCAACGGTCGGATCTACAGCGAGATGGGTGCGGCCAACCAGGTCGGCATGTGGGTGAACCAGTTCCACGGCACGTGGATAACGGTCGCGTTCCCGAACAACCCGGTCGCCCGCGCATCGGTCGAGCAGTTCGTCGAGGCCTACCGGTCGGTGTGCGTCGCGGTGGCCGAGGGCCGCCACGACGACGTTCCGACGGCGCGCATCACCGAACTCGATCTCAGATCGGCCTGA